The Mercenaria mercenaria strain notata chromosome 10, MADL_Memer_1, whole genome shotgun sequence genome contains a region encoding:
- the LOC123560228 gene encoding uncharacterized protein LOC123560228 — MMNYSAAILVVLFAFLENGVVGEELSDYLWKQTAKYHQEALVSNYIQGIRAVSLDPTEFGAYNVQDAVYVYWFKESIDIAAVRTTDTALKQFLQNKSKSHDVEYKKAFKAWHINDPNGIHLGSACQNYVNHLVDVAMTMDGNYLVTALIPCARLWPWLGQQIGADSGKFGIYNKWVQENLNPSYTGYTTYEQVINEAFANGTITKEKALQVYGESMMGEVAFFNSVSKTIRQGLHEEL; from the exons ATGATGAACTATTCGGCAGCAATTCTGGTGGTACTTTTTGCTTTCCTGGAGAATGGAGTTGTTGGGGAGGAATTGTCAGATTACCTGTGGAAACAGACAGCAAAGTACCATCAGGAAGCACTAGTTTCTAACTACATACAGGGAATCAGGGCTGTGTCACTCGATCCAACTGAGTTTG GGGCCTACAATGTCCAGGATGCAGTGTATGTTTACTGGTTCAAGGAAAGCATTGACATTGCAGCCGTCAGAACAACTGATACAGCTCTTAaacagtttttacaaaacaaatcaaaaagtCACGATGT AGAATACAAGAAGGCATTTAAAGCATGGCATATCAACGATCCCAATGGAATCCATCTAGGAAGTGCCTGTCAAAATTACGTGAATCACCTTGTTGATGTTGCCATGACAATGGATGGTAACTACCTTGTTACTGCATTGATACCATGTGCTAGACTCTGGCCATGGCTCGGCCAACAAATTGGGGCAGATTCA GGAAAGTTTGGTATCTATAACAAATGGGTTCAGGAAAATTTAAATCCAAGCTATACTGGGTACACGACATATGAACAGGTTATTAACGAAGCATTTGCAAACGGGACAATAACTAAAGAGAAAGCACTGCAGGTCTATGGGGAAAGCATGATGGGAGAAGTAGCGTTCTTCAATTCCGT ATCTAAAACCATCAGGCAAGGTCTCCATGAAGAACTCTGA